Genomic DNA from Parambassis ranga chromosome 5, fParRan2.1, whole genome shotgun sequence:
aaccaccaccaccaccacgtcAGTCTGAGAAATGACTGATATGTAGCTTTGGTGTTCCCCTTCTCAAACGGATAGGCTGATTATGAagggtgcaggtgtgtgtgtgggtggtgttGTGGTTGATGGTGGTGGGTTCAGCTCACCATCTATATGACCTCCCTGCTGGTCCTGATGGCACAACACAGGACCATGCTGACAATCATGCCTATGATCTGAAGCAGACAGTTTAGTGGTGAGGTGATGGGCGGCGTTTATCAGACTTTACGTGCGACTGTAAGAGTGTAAGGACGAATTCTCACCATCACTCCTGCGATGCCAATCCCTATGTATCCAATGATGTGCAGCTtttcattgaagaactctgttATTGCACTCAGGCAGtcctgaaacacaacaagaaaTTCTCCCCATCAGAGGACGTCTGTTAACACTGGTGCTATGCTGCCACCGTGTGGATGACAGCTGTCACcgcaggcttttttttttttttttttaccttggtGTCCGGCTCGACCTCCGCACACAGAGCGGCAGACGCCTCAGACGTGGAGCCTCCACAGCAGTTCAGCTGTAAACATACACGGTTAAAAAAAGATCAatgtgaggatgaggatggtggaaaaataaacacactgcaCTCACAGTTTTGTGGTAAATCAGTGCTATTGCAGTGGAGTTGGAGTTGCTGGTGTCAGAGATGGAGTGGCTGTAAAACTTTTGGACTTCCTCAGCAATctgtgatggagaggagaggagaggagaggagaggagaggagaggagaggagaggagaggagaggagaggagaggagacagaggagaggagaggagaggagacagaggagaggagacagaggagaggagaggtttgtTTGGTGAGAGGAGGTGATTttttgcaataaataaataaatagataaataaaaatcaataccTGTTCTTTGTTTAAGAATCCAAACACACCAGCAGTGATCTCTGCCCCAAAGATGATCAGAAGGCAAGCGAAGAACTGCAGAAAAGAAACGAGAGGAAGCAAACCGTCGATCAAAGCAATGATTCCCTCGTataattttaatataattttattaATTGAAATAAACATGCCACTTTGCTATTTTTTagtatgaaagaaaaaaacagattaaaaccTAAATATTCATGCACCATAAAgtcttaaacataaaaaaaatgatattgtGGTAAATTGCATAGTTGTGTTGCATATCTACAGCAGGCTGAGGCAGCGCTTAAACCCACCGCTGCCAGCAGACACTGAGACTCCCGGACGGCCCCGAAACATCCGAAGAATCCAACCACCATCATCAGCCCGCCTGCTCCGAGCAGGATGTACAccgctgtggaaacacacacacacacacacacacattcattaagtactgatgatgatgatgtgcagTTCCTCACTTTCACTGTAGGTGGCAGTGTGGTCACAGGGCTTTTCTTTGCAGAAGGAGGACTGTTTAATAAGCAGCAGAGGGACCGGTGTAGGAGGGAACGTCTGTAGAAGCCTAAAACCTTCTGAACCGCCTCCCACAGCTCAGTCTGATTATCAGCCTACGGGCCTCGCTGAGAGGCTTTCAATCACCAACAGTCTGCACTTTGTTCAGAGCTTTCTTCAGAGAAGGAGGCGCcatatttgtgttgtttaaaatcAGGCGGTGGTAGAACAAAAAACAGGACTCTGGACTCCTTCCCTGTGTGAGCGGCTCCAAATATAGCTCAAAGTCCTGCCCATATATAGACTGAATGTCTGCGGGAGCACGTTAGTCACTCTTTTAAAGCATTAGTGTGGTTTCCACTTCGTTAGCTCATGCTCCTGCAGGCTGAAGCATCATCTGTTTTGTGAAATCTAATTTTTGGTAGAATTGGACAGGGTGACGTCACCCCCCGCTACTCGGTCACAGTCCCCCTGCTCCCAGccctctgtctgcagagagCCCTGTAACTAAACACCAGGCGGCTCCCGGAGGTCCATGCTAAGGGCCTAATCAGTGACATAGACACCAACCACTGCAGCGACTTAATTAATCCACAAGGGGCCGAATGCAAgctgttgttttcctgctgctgaGCAGGTGAAGACGCTGCTTCAAAGTACAACTGTGTGGGTTAGCAATGGAAAACACAACAGAGTCTCCACTCTGTGTCACAAAGTGTCTGCTTTTGTTCTTCCATTGCTCCTGTGATGCGGCGATGCCTGGTAGCATACTGCAGAATACAGGCCAGCGAGTGTAAACACCTGTAACAGCTGTAATGTTTGactctgctccacacacacacacatgtaatgGCTGTTTACGACGCTGCAGATCTTAGCAACAAAGGTGACAGAATGGAAAGTGAATCATCCACAGGGAATGCTGCCACTTTGCCTTATTATGGTATCAGCCTGTTTAGTCTCTATGTCTGAGGGGCACACTCAGGAAACATCACGATGACCTGATCTGTTTTCCTATTCAAATAAGTTGCATCAGCTACAGTATAATACCGAGAGTTATGTGTCAATATATTAAGCTGCACTAAAACCTCCTCCCACAACTACCAGCCTACAGATTAGATGTGATCTTGGGCTAATCTTCATGCTACGCCTGCTGTTAGACAGACTGCAGTGTGTAGAAAGTAACTTTTCAAACGCATTCTTACACCGGCGACCTGCATTCGATCGATAAAAAACATCAACCAATGAATTAACTGTTCCATAAACTACACTATTTTCCTGATAAAAACATTGAATATTACTAAAATGTCTTTGCTAATCTGCAGCCAGTGGGCTCAGTAACAGGCTGACCAACCAGAGACTTGGACTCGAGTCGCACAAACAAAGACTTGTGACTTAGACTTGTGAacatctgtttcctgttttattttgaaagttccGTTTCCCTGTGCTGTTtacctgccccaccctgattgtttccacctTTGTCCTGTTaacctctgtgtttttatgtccttTATCTGTGTCAGTTTGTCCTCTTTGGTCGGAcagtttcattttctttttaatttgtcTATGTTTGGCTCCACCTGAACTTTAAATCAAGAGCATCGGGTGGAGCTCAGGTGTATGTTTAAGCCATTATGTagacacaaatacaaaatacactTTATAGTTTGTTTGTTAGCAGACTAGCTGCTATGCTGATCATGCCAGCAGCATCATTTTGGTCGTTTTCCCtccgctgtgattggctgcatcCTGTATGTTGGGTTTCATTTCTCTCTTCTCCCTTTAATCCCATGTGTTTAatccagattaaaaaaaaaccccacactGAAATGTGGAAGAAGTAATAAACACAAGGCACCGTTAAGAACAGTGGAGGAACTGAGAGGACATTTGCATATCAAATTACAGTTACAGAACCAAAGATCTCACCTGCTGTACTTTGCATAAGCAAAacttattaaataaatattcccATTTTCTTCCTGCTcagacacactgcagtgcaTCAGGTTGGGCTATTAAAGGAGTCTGCAGGTTAGTCTCCTGTCACCTGCCCCACCCAAACCTGCTCCTCGCCTCCTCAGGGAGGCGGCCGGTGCCatgaaagagcagcagcagccagacagCTGATGAAGTGAAGTCACCATTTTAGGTCACGGGCTAAACGGGAGTAACAAGAATAGGCTTCATTCTGATCATCTGCTCCTACGCACAGCAGAGAGGCCCTATTGTATGGAGTGCTCCACACTGACGGCTGTATGTTTTAATAATCTGCTTCTATGATCAGATTAAGGCTCCAGTCCATTTGTCATCATCTGTATGGGATCGATTGATTGCTTCCTGTTATTCCAGTTTAGCTGGAATCAAATCAGTGTTTGTAAACAAGACATAAATGTCTCCATAAATCAGAGCTCTAATGGTCCATTTCCTGGTTCACTTCCTCTCTGCAGGGAGAGAGGGGCACGATCAGAGGAAATGGAAAACACTTTACCTCCAAACTGCTGaaataattaatgattaattgatgacTCGGTATGAATGATCATTAAAACAACTTGGTGGAGAAGAAGTGATGATGCACCAACCACACAAAGAGCCTGATCACTCACACCTGCGGCCCCGGTGGTTAAAATGGCGACGGGGATTCCCCTGGGAGCTTCAGCACTGCTTGTAAACGGACTCCTGTCCTATGTGTATCTATATCAGGGAAACGTGCAAATACTAACAATCTATATTAGTTTGCTGTGTAGGAAAAACATACTGAGAAATCAGCTTAAGTGTCATGGTGGATGCAGTCACCATGCCAACCACACCATGACCCTTTTTCTAGAtttaaaggcagggtaggagatttcattctgatgcatttttgttaaattagtgtaacttctctttacaatccgatagcaaccagttagttcggcagtttcgctttaatacgaagaatatgaatcatctgtggaagctataaaacactaaaaacatcagccaatcctccgggtggaccctgcgtggagtattggctggttgtcactctcttcctgctctgcgtgcaccagagaggtacgtgcatgatggccgaagtcacagaccgcagctcgtcttcaggtaatgtgcgtccatgtgattggaggcgtggcttcggggtgagctccgacagaacggggcgtgtgtttactttggaaatctggctgactctcactgagttttcaaaatctcctaccctacctttaaactaGTTTCTGTTCAATGAAGTGCAAAAAGTTCATCAACTCAGTGATATGAAAATACACAGAGGTGTGGTCATGACGTCAACCTGTAGGTGTTAACCTACTTTACCTACATTTGTCATTAGAACATCAATCCTATACATATTTTACAGTATATATACCAATTTCTCATGATAAAGGTAAGACAAATGATCGACATATACggacatatatatacacatgttaATGTTGGGTTTCTGTATAAGATGTGAGGTGAAGAAGAGGCTGTAGAAACTGTGACATACCTACAAAGAAGGTGTTGGGGGCGTCATCACTTGTCAGGAGTTCCACTGTGTTTGAGTCAAACCTGAGCCAGAGTCCCACCGCCAGCACTAACAAGCCCGACAGCTGAGGACAGAGGAACGATGGAATCAGTGACGTTTTCATGATTTA
This window encodes:
- the tspan2a gene encoding tetraspanin-2a yields the protein MSKVQGGMKCVKYLLFVFNFIFWLSGLLVLAVGLWLRFDSNTVELLTSDDAPNTFFVAVYILLGAGGLMMVVGFFGCFGAVRESQCLLAAFFACLLIIFGAEITAGVFGFLNKEQIAEEVQKFYSHSISDTSNSNSTAIALIYHKTLNCCGGSTSEASAALCAEVEPDTKDCLSAITEFFNEKLHIIGYIGIGIAGVMIIGMIVSMVLCCAIRTSREVI